From the genome of Spinacia oleracea cultivar Varoflay chromosome 2, BTI_SOV_V1, whole genome shotgun sequence, one region includes:
- the LOC110792057 gene encoding subtilisin-like protease SBT2.5, translated as MATVKMKGITFGLLVVVLLAHLASLKAEIYIVTLEEDPVVSYRGGVLGFEATASETDEKVDVTSEAVISYAHHLEKRHDMLLGLLFKGGTYTKLYSYRHLINGFAVHTSPEQVETLRRAPGVKSVERDWKVKKLTTHTPEFLGLPTEVWPTGGGHDKAGEDIVIGFVDSGIYPEHPSFAVHDAERYGPVPKYRGKCEVDPVTKRSFCNGKIVGAQHFAKAAIAAGAFNPSVDYASPLDGDGHGSHTASIAAGNNGIPVRMHRYEFGKASGMAPRARIAVYKALYPLFGGFVADVMAAIDQAVHDGVDILNLSVGPNSPPAATKSTFLNPFDAVLLSAVRAGIFVAQAAGNGGPFPKTILSYSPWITSVAAAIDDRRYKNHFFLGNGKVLAGTGLSPATHFNRSYTLVSANDVLLDSSVVRFSPSDCQRPEVLNRRLVEGKILLCGYSFNFVVGSASIKKVSETAKSLGAVGFVLAVESVTPGTKFDPVPSSIPGIVVTDVSKSLELINYYNASTPRDWTGRVKSFEAKGRIGNGLRAILHKSAPQVALFSARGPNIKDYSFREADLLKPDILAPGSLIWGAWAPNGTDEPNYAGEGFAMISGTSMAAPHIAGIAALIKQKHPTWSPAAIKSALMTTTTTINRAGGPLQAQQYTGSSEEMTLVTATPFDYGSGHVDPRAALDPGLIFDAGYSDYLGFLCTTPGINPHEIRNYTRSPCNFTMGHPSNLNTPSIAISHLVRTQTVTRTVTNVAEEETYTITARMEPSIAIEVNPPAMTLLPGASRKFSVSLTVRSVTGSYSFGQVFLKGSRGHKVKIPVVAKGYKR; from the exons ATGGCCACAGTGAAAATGAAGGGCATTACATTTGGGTTGTTAGTGGTAGTGTTGTTAGCCCATTTAGCTTCACTGAAGGCAGAGATTTACATAGTGACACTTGAGGAGGATCCCGTGGTGAGTTACCGAGGAGGCGTGCTCGGTTTCGAAGCCACTGCTTCTGAGACTGATGAGAAGGTTGATGTTACCAG TGAGGCTGTCATATCATATGCTCACCACCTTGAGAAGAGACATGATATGCTTCTTGGGTTGCTGTTCAAGGGTGGTACTTACACCAAATTATACAGCTATCGACACCTTATAAATGGCTTTGCAGTTCATACATCGCCTGAGCAG GTAGAAACCCTTAGAAGAGCCCCTGGTGTGAAGTCAGTAGAAAGAGATTGGAAAGTGAAAAAACTTACAACACATACACCTGAGTTTCTGGGGCTCCCAACCGAGGTTTGGCCGACAGGAGGTGGTCATGACAAGGCAGGAGAGGACATTGTTATCGGATTTGTGGACTCAGGAATATATCCCGAACATCCAAGCTTTGCAGTTCATGATGCAGAACGATATGGACCCGTTCCAAAGTATAGGGGGAAATGTGAAGTTGATCCTGTTACAAAGAGAAGTTTCTGTAATGGAAAAATTGTTGGTGCTCAGCATTTTGCAAAAGCTGCAATAGCAGCTGGAGCATTCAATCCATCTGTTGATTACGCTTCTCCTTTAGACGGTGACGGACATGGAAG TCACACAGCTTCTATTGCTGCTGGAAACAATGGAATTCCTGTCAGAATGCATAGATATGAATTTGGAAAAGCAAGTGGCATGGCTCCTCGTGCCAG AATTGCTGTTTATAAGGCTCTTTACCCACTCTTTGGAGGATTTGTTGCAGATGTTATGGCTGCCATTGATCAG GCTGTTCATGATGGTGTTGATATCCTAAATCTTTCAGTTGGGCCAAACAGTCCGCCAGCAGCAACGAAATCGACCTTTCTAAATCCTTTTGATGCTGTGCTTCTCTCAGCTGTTAGAGCAGGTATCTTTGTTGCTCAGGCAGCTGGAAATGGGGGTCCTTTTCCAAAGACTATTCTGTCCTACAGCCCATGGATAACGTCTGTTGCTGCTGCAATTGATGATAGAAGATATAAAAATCATTTTTTCTTGGGAAACGGTAAAGTGCTGGCTGGTACAGGACTTTCAC CCGCCACTCATTTCAACAGAAGTTACACCCTTGTTTCGGCAAATGATGTGTTGTTAGATTCATCTGTTGTGAGATTCAGTCCTTCAGATTGTCAGAGACCTGAAGTTCTGAACAGAAGATTGGTGGAGGGAAAGATTCTTCTATGTGGCTATTCTTTCAATTTTGTTGTTGGTAGTGCGTCAATCAAGAAAGTTTCCGAGACAGCCAAAAGCCTTGGTGCTGTTGGTTTTGTCCTTGCTGTGGAAAGTGTTACTCCCGGGACAAAATTTGATCCTGTCCCTAGCAGTATTCCTGGCATTGTTGTGACTGATGTCAGCAAGTCTCTG GAACTCATAAACTATTATAATGCCTCAACTCCACGGGATTGGACTGGACGAGTAAAGAGCTTTGAAGCAAAAGGCCGTATTGGTAATGGGTTAAGGGCTATTCTTCACAAATCAGCCCCACAAGTGGCATTATTTTCTGCAAGGGGTCCCAACATAAAAGACTACAGCTTCCGAGAAGCAGATCTTCTGAAACCTGACATTTTGGCTCCTGGATCTCTCATATGGGGAGCTTGGGCACCAAACGGCACTGACGAACCCAACTACGCAG GGGAAGGATTTGCCATGATATCTGGAACAAGTATGGCTGCTCCACATATTGCTGGGATAGCTGCTCTTATAAAGCAAAAACACCCTACCTGGAGCCCGGCAGCTATTAAGTCAGCTTTGATGACTACAACGACAACGATCAATAGAGCTGGGGGACCACTTCAAGCTCAGCAGTACACTGGATCGTCTGAGGAAATGACCTTGGTTACTGCTACACCATTTGATTATGGAAGTGGCCATGTTGATCCCCGTGCTGCTCTAGATCCTGGACTCATATTTGACGCAG GTTATTCAGACTACTTGGGGTTCTTGTGCACCACACCAGGAATCAACCCTCACGAGATAAGGAACTACACAAGATCACCTTGTAATTTTACCATGGGCCATCCATCAAATCTCAACACACCGTCAATAGCAATCTCACACCTAGTCAGAACCCAAACTGTCACAAGAACTGTAACCAATGTTGCTGAGGAAGAAACATACACGATCACAGCAAGGATGGAACCGTCAATTGCCATCGAGGTAAACCCTCCTGCCATGACTTTACTTCCAGGTGCATCACGGAAATTCTCAGTTTCCTTGACTGTCCGTTCAGTGACCGGGTCCTACAGCTTTGGCCAAGTCTTCTTAAAAGGAAGCCGAGGTCACAAGGTTAAGATTCCAGTAGTAGCTAAGGGTTACAAACGATAG